The Sinomonas sp. P10A9 genome includes a window with the following:
- a CDS encoding ParA family protein: protein MSTEQSAATLDGISDTLDEGQDGVELGPTGRPLRDFPEPAPLESHGPARIIAMVNQKGGVGKTTSAINLAAALAEYGRKVLLVDFDPQGAASAGFGINPHELDTTVYNVMMDRHVDVHEAIRHTDEPNVDLLPANIDLSAAEVQLVNEVAREQVLASSLRTVEDDYDVILIDCQPSLGLLTVNALTAAHGVIIPLICEFFALRAVALLVETIEKVQDRLNPRLTVDGVLATMYDARTLHSREVLARLVEAFGDKVFETVIKRTIKFADATVAAEPITRYASNHPGAEAYRSLARELVARGGAP, encoded by the coding sequence GTGAGCACAGAGCAAAGCGCAGCGACTCTGGACGGCATCTCCGACACCCTTGACGAGGGACAGGACGGCGTTGAGCTCGGCCCCACCGGCCGACCCCTGCGGGACTTCCCGGAGCCAGCGCCTCTGGAGTCCCATGGCCCGGCCCGCATCATCGCGATGGTCAATCAGAAGGGCGGCGTCGGGAAGACCACATCGGCCATCAATCTGGCGGCCGCGCTCGCCGAGTACGGCCGCAAGGTCCTGCTCGTCGATTTCGACCCGCAGGGTGCCGCCTCGGCGGGCTTCGGCATCAACCCCCATGAGCTAGATACGACCGTCTACAACGTCATGATGGACCGCCACGTCGACGTCCATGAGGCCATCCGCCACACGGACGAGCCGAATGTCGACCTCCTCCCGGCCAACATCGATCTGTCGGCGGCCGAGGTCCAGCTCGTGAATGAGGTGGCCCGCGAACAGGTCCTTGCGAGCTCGCTCCGAACCGTCGAGGACGACTACGACGTCATCCTCATCGACTGCCAGCCCTCCCTCGGCCTCCTCACGGTCAACGCGCTGACCGCGGCGCACGGCGTGATTATCCCCCTTATCTGCGAGTTCTTCGCGCTGCGTGCCGTCGCACTCCTGGTCGAGACCATCGAGAAGGTCCAGGATCGTCTCAACCCGCGCCTGACGGTGGACGGCGTTCTGGCCACGATGTACGACGCACGCACGCTTCACAGCCGAGAGGTCCTGGCCCGCCTCGTCGAGGCGTTCGGCGACAAGGTCTTCGAGACGGTCATCAAGCGCACCATCAAGTTCGCTGACGCGACCGTGGCCGCCGAGCCCATCACGCGCTACGCATCGAACCACCCGGGCGCCGAGGCATACCGCAGCCTGGCCCGCGAGCTCGTGGCCCGCGGTGGAGCTCCCTGA
- a CDS encoding segregation and condensation protein A, which produces MVAGSTAAALATAGQNAAGFEVHLANFTGPFDLLLGLIAKHRLDITELALATVTDDFIAYSHALRAKGEDWGLDEASEFLVIAATLLDLKAARLLPQGEVEDEEDVARLEARDLLFARLLQYKAFKEIAGIFAETLDAESRRFPRSVTLEAGFAALLPELVWRHTPAEFADLAAKAFAPKEAPPTEVGIDHLHAPPVSVREQAELLGFRLQASGPLSFRSLTSDAESRLVVVARFLALLELFRDRAVAFEQAGPLAELSVRWTAGEEWSSEHLSEEYDDGGAPLPAGLTESVPGEETAGESAEETGGKSAEHMIGDREEQHAS; this is translated from the coding sequence ATCGTCGCGGGGTCGACTGCCGCAGCGTTGGCTACCGCGGGGCAAAACGCAGCCGGCTTCGAGGTTCATCTGGCAAACTTCACGGGTCCTTTCGACCTGCTGCTCGGGCTCATCGCGAAGCACCGGCTCGATATCACCGAACTCGCGCTGGCCACGGTCACGGACGACTTCATCGCCTACTCCCACGCGCTCCGGGCCAAAGGTGAAGACTGGGGCCTTGACGAGGCAAGCGAATTCCTCGTCATCGCCGCAACCCTGCTCGACCTCAAGGCCGCCCGCCTCCTGCCGCAGGGCGAGGTCGAAGACGAGGAGGACGTGGCCCGTCTCGAGGCCCGTGACCTCCTGTTCGCGCGACTCCTGCAGTACAAGGCCTTCAAGGAGATCGCGGGCATCTTCGCCGAGACCCTCGATGCGGAGTCGCGCCGCTTCCCGCGGTCGGTGACGCTGGAAGCGGGCTTTGCCGCACTCCTGCCCGAACTCGTCTGGCGGCACACCCCCGCGGAGTTCGCTGACCTCGCCGCCAAGGCGTTCGCCCCGAAGGAGGCCCCGCCCACCGAGGTGGGGATCGACCATCTCCACGCACCGCCCGTGAGCGTGCGCGAGCAGGCAGAGCTTCTCGGATTCAGGCTTCAGGCGTCGGGCCCGCTGAGTTTCCGCTCGCTGACGTCTGACGCCGAATCGCGGCTCGTGGTCGTGGCCCGTTTCCTCGCCCTGCTCGAACTGTTCCGCGACCGCGCGGTCGCGTTCGAACAGGCTGGCCCCCTCGCCGAGCTCAGCGTGCGCTGGACGGCGGGGGAGGAGTGGTCGTCGGAGCACCTGAGCGAGGAGTACGACGACGGTGGGGCGCCACTGCCGGCAGGGCTCACGGAGTCGGTGCCGGGGGAAGAGACCGCGGGAGAGAGTGCGGAAGAGACCGGGGGCAAGAGTGCGGAACACATGATCGGCGACAGGGAGGAACAGCATGCAAGCTGA
- the scpB gene encoding SMC-Scp complex subunit ScpB, with amino-acid sequence MQADGGIGAALEAVLMVVDEPVSAAELAATLEVPQPEVEHALAALAAEYAAQGRGFELRAVAGGWRFYSRPEFADIVSKYVLEGQTARLTQAALETLAVIAYRQPVARSRVAAIRGVNVDSVVKTLVTRGLIEDAGNDPESGAILYQTTSYFLERLGIGSAEDLPRLSPHLPGLDELEAIDGAY; translated from the coding sequence ATGCAAGCTGACGGTGGCATCGGCGCGGCCCTCGAAGCAGTCCTCATGGTCGTCGACGAGCCCGTGAGCGCAGCCGAGCTGGCAGCGACGCTCGAAGTTCCCCAGCCCGAGGTTGAGCATGCCCTGGCTGCCCTCGCGGCTGAGTATGCCGCGCAGGGAAGGGGCTTCGAGCTGCGTGCGGTGGCAGGAGGGTGGCGCTTCTACTCTCGCCCCGAGTTCGCCGACATCGTCTCGAAGTACGTCCTCGAGGGTCAGACCGCGCGTCTCACCCAGGCTGCGCTCGAGACTCTGGCTGTCATTGCGTACCGCCAGCCCGTGGCCCGATCGCGTGTTGCGGCGATCCGTGGTGTCAACGTCGACTCGGTGGTCAAGACCCTCGTGACCCGTGGCCTCATTGAGGATGCGGGCAACGACCCGGAGTCAGGGGCCATTCTGTACCAGACGACGTCGTACTTCCTGGAACGCCTCGGAATCGGATCTGCAGAAGACTTGCCACGGCTTTCGCCGCACCTTCCGGGCCTCGACGAGCTCGAGGCGATCGACGGCGCGTACTAG
- a CDS encoding HNH endonuclease signature motif containing protein, whose translation MSEWLQGKWSWGDEYLDKYALLAADFSASTDSSESGIVDADGLDGDAFDAGWWDRNAEALEERQDEQDDAELWEIAESWRVTGANGQESESIPADRRDALEYAALLVRALERSEAAQARLDAGRIWIMAELVKAEGGADADLMTRLEAPGLAASEVAAALRIPQRTARARIEEARALTDRAMAPVLEGMRQGRLNRQRAAIAVDAAVPVPAGRLADFAAAAAEIAAPMDPQRTPTPGALGRRLRRLAEDYAAEPLAARKSKAVAGRRVDVSPVGDGMCCTTALLPLEDGALIDTRLGAIARSLHGPNEHRTINQLRADAFRDLVLGSAPLGMGPVGMGHLATGPLGTDQPGAGRGEWPAPGARAAGPDAGGTEGPGLGGAGVGGPGAADTRWPQAPLGGVRMQLVLTAAEATVNGTSDAPGEILGYGPIDAETTKRLAAQTTSWSRMVVGAKDGAPLSIGRISYAPTASMRRFLALRDATCRFPGCDKPSAASEADHIVEWQHGGNTDVANLALLCPEHHRLKSLGNWTVRHLATDTATEVTTLDDASAAGVAPAVELRTGSASELGAGSEPVPARPPGTLEWTAPSGRTYITYPRSEDPPPF comes from the coding sequence ATGAGCGAGTGGTTGCAAGGGAAATGGTCATGGGGGGACGAGTACTTGGACAAGTACGCCCTGCTCGCGGCCGATTTCTCGGCCTCCACGGACTCGTCCGAATCGGGCATCGTCGATGCGGATGGCCTGGATGGGGACGCCTTCGACGCCGGGTGGTGGGACCGGAACGCTGAAGCCCTGGAAGAGCGGCAGGATGAGCAGGACGACGCAGAGCTGTGGGAGATCGCCGAGTCGTGGAGGGTCACCGGGGCGAATGGCCAGGAGTCGGAATCCATCCCCGCCGATCGTCGTGACGCGTTGGAGTATGCCGCTCTCCTCGTGCGGGCGCTGGAACGTTCCGAGGCCGCACAGGCCCGCCTCGATGCGGGTCGCATCTGGATCATGGCTGAACTCGTAAAGGCCGAGGGAGGCGCCGATGCTGACCTCATGACGCGACTCGAGGCTCCAGGGCTGGCCGCTTCGGAGGTCGCCGCTGCGCTGCGCATCCCACAGCGCACCGCAAGGGCGCGGATCGAGGAAGCACGGGCACTCACCGATCGGGCGATGGCGCCGGTGCTCGAGGGAATGAGGCAGGGACGCTTGAACCGGCAGCGGGCAGCGATTGCTGTCGATGCCGCAGTACCCGTGCCTGCGGGGCGACTGGCAGACTTCGCGGCGGCCGCAGCCGAGATCGCCGCGCCGATGGATCCGCAGCGCACCCCCACCCCGGGAGCACTGGGTCGGCGGCTACGCCGCCTCGCCGAGGACTACGCGGCGGAGCCCCTCGCCGCGCGGAAGTCCAAAGCCGTCGCAGGCCGACGGGTTGATGTCAGCCCAGTCGGGGACGGCATGTGCTGCACCACGGCCCTGCTGCCCTTGGAAGACGGTGCCTTGATCGACACCCGGTTGGGTGCGATCGCGCGCTCCCTCCACGGCCCGAACGAGCACCGCACCATCAACCAGCTCCGCGCGGACGCCTTCCGCGACCTCGTCCTTGGCTCCGCTCCCCTTGGGATGGGTCCCGTTGGGATGGGTCACCTTGCCACCGGCCCGCTCGGCACTGACCAGCCCGGCGCTGGGCGCGGTGAGTGGCCAGCGCCCGGGGCACGCGCTGCGGGGCCGGACGCTGGGGGCACCGAGGGGCCCGGCCTTGGTGGGGCGGGCGTTGGGGGCCCGGGTGCTGCGGACACTCGGTGGCCGCAAGCTCCTCTGGGCGGCGTGCGCATGCAACTGGTCCTCACCGCCGCCGAAGCAACCGTGAACGGAACGAGCGACGCACCCGGTGAAATCCTGGGCTACGGCCCGATCGACGCGGAAACGACAAAGAGGCTCGCGGCGCAGACCACCTCCTGGTCGAGGATGGTAGTCGGGGCGAAGGACGGTGCGCCGCTGTCGATCGGCCGGATCAGCTACGCACCGACGGCATCTATGCGCCGGTTCCTGGCGCTCCGCGACGCAACCTGTCGGTTCCCGGGGTGCGACAAACCCTCAGCGGCCAGCGAAGCCGACCACATCGTGGAGTGGCAGCATGGCGGCAACACGGACGTCGCGAACCTTGCGCTCCTCTGTCCGGAACATCATCGTCTCAAGAGCCTCGGCAACTGGACCGTGCGCCACCTCGCCACCGACACTGCCACTGAGGTCACCACGCTCGACGACGCATCGGCCGCGGGCGTAGCGCCGGCGGTAGAACTCAGGACAGGATCAGCGTCCGAGCTCGGCGCAGGATCGGAGCCCGTGCCGGCGAGACCGCCCGGGACGCTCGAATGGACGGCGCCCTCCGGCCGCACATACATCACCTACCCGCGCAGTGAGGACCCGCCGCCTTTCTAA
- a CDS encoding pseudouridine synthase: MAQAGRQGSPRNGGTPNRGNNSNNSYGSGGRGGAARGGAKGAPKASQHKRGERPFAKGSGAAPFANERFGRNLGPVRKDAAPRKSPAPLPKHEPRTRAEMAEEGIRLQKVMANAGVASRRVCEEFIAEGRVEVNGEVVTELGTRVNPETDVIHVDGVRVQTNEHLVYMAFNKPRGVVSTMDDPEGRPCVSDYLRPGTPERLFHVGRLDTNTEGLLLLTNDGELANRLTHPSYEIPKTYVVQVRGPMPQGIGAQLRHGVELEDGIARVDSFRLVDSTPGFVLVEVVLHSGKNRIVRRMFDAVGFPVQRLVRAKIGPIGLGDQKQGTVRRLGKQEIGHLMAAVGL; encoded by the coding sequence ATGGCACAGGCGGGACGCCAGGGTTCACCACGCAACGGGGGCACCCCCAACAGGGGGAACAACAGCAACAACTCATACGGCAGCGGAGGTCGCGGAGGCGCCGCTCGCGGCGGCGCAAAGGGCGCCCCGAAGGCATCGCAGCACAAGCGCGGCGAACGACCCTTCGCCAAGGGGTCAGGCGCGGCGCCGTTTGCGAATGAGCGCTTCGGGCGCAATCTGGGGCCGGTCCGCAAGGACGCAGCCCCCCGCAAGTCCCCGGCGCCCCTGCCCAAGCACGAGCCCCGCACCCGCGCCGAGATGGCAGAGGAGGGCATCCGCCTGCAGAAGGTCATGGCCAACGCGGGCGTAGCCTCGCGCCGGGTGTGCGAGGAGTTCATTGCCGAGGGCCGCGTTGAGGTCAACGGAGAGGTCGTCACCGAGCTCGGCACCAGGGTCAACCCGGAGACGGACGTGATCCACGTGGACGGTGTGCGCGTCCAGACCAACGAGCACCTCGTCTACATGGCGTTCAACAAGCCCCGCGGCGTGGTTTCCACGATGGATGATCCCGAGGGCCGCCCGTGCGTCTCGGACTACCTGCGTCCGGGCACGCCCGAGCGCCTCTTCCATGTGGGGCGCCTCGACACGAACACCGAGGGGCTCCTGCTCCTGACGAACGACGGCGAGCTCGCGAACCGCCTCACGCACCCCTCCTACGAGATCCCGAAGACCTATGTGGTCCAGGTCCGCGGCCCCATGCCGCAGGGCATCGGCGCCCAGCTGCGCCACGGTGTCGAGCTCGAGGACGGGATTGCCCGGGTCGACTCGTTCCGCCTCGTGGACTCGACGCCAGGCTTCGTGCTCGTCGAGGTCGTGCTGCACTCTGGCAAGAACCGGATCGTGCGCCGCATGTTCGACGCCGTCGGGTTCCCCGTCCAGCGCCTCGTGCGCGCCAAGATCGGCCCGATCGGGCTCGGCGACCAGAAGCAGGGCACGGTCCGCAGGCTCGGCAAGCAGGAGATCGGCCACCTCATGGCCGCGGTCGGCCTCTAG
- a CDS encoding prephenate dehydrogenase has protein sequence MSATHLHGPVVVIGTGLLGASIGLGLEHRGVPVFLEDTSPTNQAVAVDIGAGRPVAELDANPGVQPELVVVAAPPDVTVDVVARALERWPRAVVVDIASVKGAILAGLRERGADLTRYVGTHPMAGREKSGPVAARGELFTSMPWVVCAPPEADHDAVRLAKSLGADLGGNVIEFDAAEHDEAVALVSHLPQVMSSLLASRLQGTDLRLLALAGNGLRDTTRIAASDPGLWVQILGANAPQVVEHLYGVRDDVERLIRTLEAPTAPGARLDMAQLVSEGNAGVARIPGKHGGPPQAFAWMSILVDDRPGQIARLLTEIGEIGVNLEDLRLDHSSGRNVGMVEISVLPSKHDALVAELEERGWRVLQ, from the coding sequence ATGTCCGCAACGCACCTGCACGGCCCGGTCGTCGTGATCGGCACGGGCCTCCTCGGCGCGAGCATCGGCCTGGGGCTCGAGCACCGCGGCGTGCCCGTTTTCCTCGAGGACACGTCGCCCACCAACCAAGCGGTCGCCGTCGACATCGGGGCGGGCCGGCCGGTGGCAGAGCTCGACGCCAACCCGGGCGTCCAACCTGAGCTCGTCGTCGTCGCCGCGCCGCCGGACGTGACGGTCGACGTCGTCGCGCGGGCCCTCGAGCGGTGGCCACGCGCCGTCGTGGTCGACATCGCGAGCGTCAAGGGCGCGATCCTGGCCGGACTGCGCGAGCGGGGCGCCGACCTCACCCGGTACGTGGGCACGCACCCGATGGCCGGGCGGGAGAAGTCCGGCCCCGTGGCTGCGCGCGGCGAGCTGTTCACCTCGATGCCGTGGGTGGTCTGCGCGCCGCCGGAGGCCGATCATGACGCAGTCCGTCTTGCCAAGTCGCTCGGCGCGGACCTCGGCGGCAACGTCATCGAGTTCGACGCCGCAGAGCACGACGAGGCCGTGGCGCTCGTGAGCCACCTCCCGCAGGTCATGTCATCCCTGCTCGCGTCCCGCCTGCAGGGAACCGACCTGCGTCTCCTGGCGCTTGCGGGCAACGGCCTGCGCGACACGACGCGGATCGCGGCGAGTGATCCGGGCCTCTGGGTGCAGATCCTCGGTGCGAACGCGCCTCAGGTCGTCGAGCACCTGTACGGTGTCCGCGACGACGTCGAGCGCCTCATCCGCACGCTCGAGGCACCGACGGCGCCCGGCGCGCGGCTGGACATGGCCCAGCTCGTGAGCGAAGGCAATGCCGGCGTAGCCCGCATTCCGGGCAAGCACGGCGGCCCGCCGCAGGCCTTCGCCTGGATGAGCATCCTCGTCGACGACAGGCCGGGCCAGATTGCCCGGCTCCTGACGGAGATCGGCGAGATCGGGGTGAACCTCGAAGACCTGCGCCTCGACCACTCGTCGGGGCGCAATGTGGGCATGGTGGAGATCTCCGTGCTCCCGAGCAAGCATGATGCACTGGTTGCGGAACTGGAGGAGCGCGGATGGCGGGTATTGCAGTGA
- the cmk gene encoding (d)CMP kinase codes for MAGIAVTELNSQSTEHGTAVRYTPAPGAEPLRLGRPLVVAIDGPSGSGKSSVSKEVARQLRLAYLDTGAMYRAVAWDCLDRDVDLDDGELVEAAARTLDLELSTSPDAERVVVRGADVTDAIREPRISASVSAVATNLGVRDELIRRQRAIIAAHGRRMVVEGRDITTVVARDAEVRLLLTASEEARLRRRGAQLGGTQSVEDLLEQVVARDAKDSAVASFTQAADGVYTVDSSDLDFDQTVDAVLGVVHAALSRPAGA; via the coding sequence ATGGCGGGTATTGCAGTGACGGAGCTGAATTCTCAGAGCACTGAGCACGGGACTGCCGTCCGCTACACCCCGGCGCCCGGCGCTGAGCCCCTGCGGCTCGGCCGACCGCTGGTCGTCGCTATCGACGGTCCGTCCGGCTCCGGTAAGTCGAGCGTGTCCAAGGAGGTCGCCCGGCAGCTCCGGCTTGCGTACCTCGACACCGGTGCGATGTACCGCGCCGTCGCGTGGGACTGCCTCGACCGGGACGTCGACCTCGACGACGGCGAGCTGGTCGAGGCGGCCGCCCGCACCCTGGACCTCGAGCTGAGCACAAGCCCAGACGCGGAGCGCGTCGTCGTGCGCGGTGCGGACGTGACGGATGCGATCCGTGAGCCGCGCATCTCCGCGTCAGTCAGCGCCGTCGCGACCAACCTCGGGGTGCGCGACGAGCTGATCCGCCGCCAGCGCGCGATCATCGCAGCGCACGGCCGCCGCATGGTGGTCGAGGGGCGCGACATCACCACCGTCGTGGCGCGCGACGCCGAGGTGCGGCTCCTGCTCACCGCCTCGGAGGAGGCGCGACTGCGCCGTCGCGGGGCCCAGCTCGGAGGGACGCAGAGCGTCGAGGACCTGCTCGAGCAGGTGGTCGCGCGGGACGCGAAGGACTCGGCAGTCGCGAGCTTCACGCAGGCAGCGGACGGGGTCTACACGGTGGACTCGTCCGATCTTGACTTTGACCAGACAGTCGACGCCGTACTCGGCGTCGTGCACGCGGCCCTGAGCCGCCCGGCCGGTGCGTGA
- the der gene encoding ribosome biogenesis GTPase Der, whose amino-acid sequence MTDSLDTGSLEAAGSGGAEDYTPEGEDQVAEHLAAMDDAEAEHRAATLRAGLDDYDLDEEDARLLAGEDEAWDADTPTRMDPVLAIIGRPNVGKSTLVNRIIGRREAVVEDVPGVTRDRVTYPAEWNGRKFTLVDTGGWERDAKGIHAMVAEQAEIAVSMADAVLFVVDATVGATATDEGVMRMLRKSKKPVLLVANKVDDFAQEADAAGLWGLGFGQPWPVSALHGRGVADLLDAALEVLPEFSAIAGVERTGGPRRVALIGRPNVGKSSLLNKLAGSERAVVNELAGTTRDPIDEYIELGGKTWRFVDTAGIRRRQHMAHGTEYYASLRTQAALEKAEVAVVLLGADEVLSEQDVRILTLAIESGRALVIAFNKWDLMDEERRRWLERDIEKDLAHVEWAPRVNISAKTGWHKDRLVPALEKALAGWDTRIPTGRLNAFLGELVAAHPHPLRGGKQPRILFGTQAQSRPPKFVLFTTGFLDPGYRRFITRRLRETFGFEGTPIEIGMRVRERRSKKK is encoded by the coding sequence ATGACCGATTCCCTGGACACAGGCTCCCTCGAGGCAGCCGGGAGCGGCGGCGCCGAGGACTACACCCCCGAGGGCGAGGACCAGGTCGCCGAGCACCTCGCCGCGATGGACGACGCCGAGGCGGAGCACCGCGCCGCGACGCTGCGCGCCGGCCTCGACGACTACGACCTCGACGAGGAAGACGCCCGTCTCCTCGCCGGCGAGGACGAGGCCTGGGACGCCGACACTCCCACGCGGATGGATCCGGTCCTCGCGATCATCGGCCGGCCGAACGTGGGCAAGTCCACGCTCGTCAACCGCATCATCGGACGCCGTGAGGCCGTCGTCGAGGATGTCCCCGGCGTCACCCGGGACCGGGTCACGTACCCGGCCGAGTGGAACGGCCGCAAGTTCACGCTCGTGGACACCGGCGGCTGGGAGCGCGATGCCAAGGGCATCCACGCGATGGTCGCCGAGCAGGCCGAGATTGCGGTGAGCATGGCGGATGCCGTCCTTTTCGTCGTCGATGCGACCGTGGGCGCCACGGCGACGGACGAGGGCGTCATGCGGATGCTGCGCAAGTCGAAGAAGCCCGTGCTGCTCGTTGCCAACAAGGTCGACGACTTCGCCCAGGAGGCCGATGCCGCGGGGCTCTGGGGCCTCGGGTTCGGCCAGCCGTGGCCCGTCTCGGCCCTCCATGGCCGAGGTGTTGCGGACCTGCTCGACGCCGCCCTCGAGGTGCTCCCCGAGTTCTCGGCCATCGCGGGCGTCGAGCGCACCGGTGGCCCGCGCCGCGTCGCGCTCATCGGCCGGCCCAACGTGGGCAAGTCCTCGCTCCTGAACAAGCTCGCAGGGTCCGAGCGCGCCGTCGTGAATGAGCTCGCCGGCACCACGCGCGATCCCATTGACGAGTACATCGAGCTCGGTGGAAAGACATGGCGCTTCGTAGACACGGCCGGCATCCGCCGCCGCCAGCACATGGCCCACGGGACCGAGTACTACGCCTCCCTGCGCACGCAGGCCGCGCTCGAGAAGGCGGAGGTCGCCGTCGTGCTCCTCGGCGCGGACGAGGTGCTCTCCGAGCAGGATGTGCGCATCCTGACGCTCGCCATCGAGTCCGGCCGGGCGCTCGTCATCGCGTTCAACAAGTGGGACCTCATGGACGAGGAGCGGCGCCGCTGGCTCGAGCGCGACATCGAGAAGGACCTCGCGCACGTCGAGTGGGCGCCCCGCGTGAACATCTCGGCGAAGACCGGCTGGCACAAGGACCGCCTTGTGCCTGCGCTCGAGAAGGCGCTCGCCGGCTGGGACACGCGCATCCCGACCGGACGCCTCAACGCGTTCCTCGGCGAGCTCGTGGCCGCGCACCCGCACCCCCTGCGTGGCGGCAAGCAGCCCCGCATCCTGTTCGGTACCCAGGCGCAGAGCCGCCCGCCGAAGTTCGTGCTCTTCACCACGGGCTTCCTCGATCCCGGGTACCGCCGCTTCATCACCCGCCGTCTCCGTGAGACGTTCGGCTTCGAGGGCACGCCGATCGAGATCGGCATGCGTGTCCGCGAACGGCGCTCGAAGAAGAAGTAG
- a CDS encoding ABC transporter permease, whose amino-acid sequence MSTATARTDAEHRSEPVSGPHTPWTHAVRTAVLAAVAVCVVLLAFAWPSVTAKVQNLPVAAIGTAEQIAQITSKAPDGALNVRTAASRDEAVDLIRHREVYGAIVLGSAPEILVASAGSPVASQALTQMGAQMQSQIQSQAIAALQAALKQAAAAAQQAAAGGQAPSSAKAPQSSQTPPQAIPTVTVTDVVPLSPDDPRGTGLAVAGLPLAMGGMIGGVLISLLVSGTWRRLGAILAYGVLAGLGLAGILQGWFHILQGDFSANASAIGLGVVATAAIIVSLNALIGRAGIALGAVITLFVGNPLSSLTQPKEFLPAPWGDLGQWLVPGASGTLLRDLSYFPDAATAFPWLVLAGWAVLGAVLIAVGHFRNEPAVADV is encoded by the coding sequence ATGTCCACGGCAACCGCACGAACCGACGCCGAACACCGCTCCGAGCCGGTATCCGGCCCCCACACGCCCTGGACCCACGCCGTCCGCACCGCTGTCCTCGCGGCCGTGGCCGTGTGCGTGGTCCTGCTCGCCTTCGCCTGGCCGAGCGTCACCGCCAAGGTCCAGAACCTCCCCGTCGCGGCGATCGGGACTGCCGAACAGATCGCCCAGATCACCTCGAAGGCGCCCGACGGCGCGCTCAATGTCAGGACGGCCGCGAGCCGTGACGAAGCCGTTGACCTCATCCGCCACCGCGAGGTCTACGGAGCGATCGTGCTCGGCAGCGCGCCCGAGATCCTGGTCGCGAGCGCCGGCAGCCCCGTGGCATCGCAAGCGCTGACACAGATGGGCGCCCAGATGCAGTCCCAGATCCAGAGCCAGGCCATCGCCGCGCTGCAGGCCGCGCTGAAGCAGGCAGCCGCGGCCGCCCAGCAGGCAGCGGCGGGCGGGCAGGCGCCGTCGTCCGCCAAGGCCCCGCAGTCATCCCAGACCCCGCCGCAGGCGATCCCCACGGTGACCGTGACCGACGTCGTGCCCCTCTCCCCCGATGATCCGCGCGGCACAGGCCTGGCCGTAGCAGGCCTCCCGCTCGCGATGGGCGGCATGATCGGCGGCGTCCTCATCTCGCTTCTCGTCTCGGGGACGTGGCGCCGGCTCGGAGCGATCCTCGCCTACGGCGTCCTCGCGGGGCTGGGCCTGGCGGGCATCCTGCAGGGCTGGTTCCACATCCTGCAGGGGGACTTCTCGGCGAATGCCAGCGCCATCGGACTCGGGGTCGTCGCCACGGCCGCGATCATCGTGAGCCTCAACGCGCTCATCGGGCGGGCGGGCATCGCCCTCGGCGCGGTCATCACGCTCTTCGTGGGCAACCCGCTCTCGTCGCTCACCCAGCCCAAGGAGTTCCTGCCGGCGCCGTGGGGCGACCTCGGCCAGTGGCTCGTGCCCGGCGCCTCGGGCACGCTCCTGCGCGACCTCTCCTACTTCCCGGACGCGGCCACGGCCTTCCCGTGGCTCGTGCTGGCGGGGTGGGCGGTCCTCGGCGCGGTGCTCATCGCCGTCGGGCACTTCCGGAACGAGCCCGCCGTCGCCGACGTGTAG
- a CDS encoding TetR/AcrR family transcriptional regulator, with amino-acid sequence MPKVSDEHRAAMRERIQSAALACVAHKGFSNVSMADIIAEAGLSAGAVYVYYRSKEELVVDVGRRVFQERMTALERLRDQDPMPAPAEAIPALMLGLIETEFFPGVAVQVWGEAVRNDSLSEIGRGILDEIGGHIEAYLALWLSSARGLDRAEAAAEGRRLAPAVMGIIQGFAIQSALRGHEFAGYYIDSARALLASL; translated from the coding sequence ATGCCGAAGGTCAGTGATGAACATCGCGCGGCGATGCGCGAGCGGATCCAGAGTGCCGCCTTGGCGTGCGTGGCCCACAAGGGCTTCTCGAACGTCTCGATGGCAGACATCATTGCCGAGGCAGGACTGTCCGCGGGGGCCGTGTACGTGTACTACCGCAGCAAGGAAGAGCTTGTCGTCGACGTCGGGCGCCGCGTCTTCCAGGAGCGCATGACGGCGCTTGAGCGGCTGCGCGATCAAGACCCGATGCCGGCGCCCGCTGAGGCGATCCCTGCGCTCATGCTGGGGCTCATCGAGACGGAATTCTTCCCCGGTGTCGCCGTCCAGGTCTGGGGAGAAGCTGTGCGCAACGACTCGCTCAGTGAGATCGGGCGGGGGATCCTGGACGAGATCGGCGGCCACATCGAGGCGTACCTTGCGCTGTGGCTGTCCTCAGCACGTGGCCTGGATCGTGCTGAGGCGGCAGCCGAGGGCAGGCGGCTCGCCCCAGCCGTCATGGGAATCATCCAGGGATTCGCGATCCAGTCTGCCCTCCGCGGTCATGAGTTTGCCGGGTACTATATCGACTCCGCGAGGGCCCTTCTGGCAAGCCTTTAA